Within the Girardinichthys multiradiatus isolate DD_20200921_A chromosome 12, DD_fGirMul_XY1, whole genome shotgun sequence genome, the region GTTAAcataatatacatatttatatcaATGTTTATAATAAACAATGACCACACACTACAAATGaaagataaaaatctaaataaaatgttttagaaaagtgtCACAACTTCACAATGTCCAGTTTGGTCTGACTGTCAATCTGAACCTGAATAAGCTTTTCCCAAGCATGTCTCTGTACTCATTAAAGCAGGCATCTCAATATTAAGAGCTGAATTTCAGATGCTGCTGTCCTTTAAACGCTCATAATCGTTCTCTCGTTGACCATCCCCGGCTGTGAAGCTCTCCTCTGTAGTTCGTTTGGCCTCCTTTGACAGCCTCTCGAACTTCTTCAGGAAAATGATAAGAGCCACCAGCAAAGCCGCCTGCACCGCAACAAACCCAATCAGAGACCCCAGAGAGGCCAGGGCCAGGTTACAGTACCAGTAGTGGCAGGACTCCAGCACCTCATCCTCGGTCAGATACTCCACAGACCGCCCTCTCAAGTTGGGAGGGGAGCTGCAGTTGACCCCCAGGTGGGACACGAAGCCAATGGGCTGATGTCTCAGCCAGGCTCGCAGGTAGAGGATGCCGCAGTCACATATCCAGGGGTTACCATGGAGGGAGATAAAATGCAGGGAGGTCAGGTCATCCAGGAGCCCATTGGGGAGTGTGCTCAGCAAGTTGTCATGGAGATACAGCTCGGTGGTTCCTGCAGGGAAACTGGATGGCATGGAGGCAGAGGTGAGAGACCTGCTGCTGCAGTCCACCTGAGCACCCTGACAGGAGCAAAGGTGGGGGCACGCCAATGACCTGTGACCTCCAAATAGGAGGAGAAGACACAGAAGCAGGAGCACCGTCATGGTTACCAAACTGCAGAGAAGAAGCAAAAGGTCACTGGGGTCAGAGGAGCTGTTGCTCTTGGATGTACCAGGCAGTGGATTAAATAACAGACAAAATCAGTCTTTACTTTATCTGCACTTAAACTTTGAAAAACTTGTCTCTTTCACATTGGGACATCACCAAACCTTTATACTTTATACTTTAATAATGGCTTAAAACTCATTTTTACCCCTTGTCATTTGATCTAAACTAAGTTATGACATGTTTTATCTTCATTCCAGCTTGTCCTGTATCATTGTGTTGCAATATAAACTCGTATTTTCTGATTGTGTCATTTCATTTGCTTATGCCTGGACCGTTTGTGTGGACTGCACTTTAGTCAGAGTTTTGGTTCAAAGAGGTAAAATGTTTGattcagtttaatattttttaatatttctctttttttttttaaggacttATGCCAGGCCAATTAATTTCTCTCACTTGAAAAGCCATGCAATGCACTTTTGGCTTTGGTTTTTAACgttgatttaaaagaacagcagaaacatgcaaaaagctctCAGCTATTATGAGAAAAAGTTGATTAGttatatgtttaaaatatgttgaatatttgcacggtggcgcagttggtagcactgttgccttgcagcaagaaggtcctgggttcgattcctggctgggggtctttctgcatggagtttgcatgttctccccgtgcatgtgtggattctcaccaggtactctggcttcctcccacagtccaaagacatgcctgttaggttaattgatctctctaaattgcccttaggtgtatgactgtgtgtgtgcatggttgtttgtgtgttgccctgtgatggactggcgccctgtccagggtgtaccctgcctctcgcccatagactgctggagataggcatcagcttccccgcaacctactatggaataagcggtagaaaatgactgactgatatgtTGAATATGCAAAATTACACTTAGCGACAGTTTGTTTCAGTTAAGATGAAATGTTGTGGGTTAAAGTCTGTCCGATATTGGGAAGGAAGAAATGTTAAACTCCTTTTAACTTATTGGCTGTATAATATGAAACAGTTTTCACTTTATCATAAAAGTTTGCTTTTGATGCTTGAGTTTTAACAGACTATAGATCTATAATGTTTACATCTGTTTATTGAGaatgaaaatattattaagTTTAATTTGATGGTTTCAAAATAGATAAATTAcaagattttaaattgtttaaaatgttaatttaagtGAATTGTCAggtttactttgtaaaagtaGAAAGAATAATCATCGTTTGATTGTTGTGTTAACATAGGCACAATCTGCTGGTACGAGTTTAATCTTTCCTTGCATTTGCGCTCGGTTTATTCTTAAACACATCTCATTTCAACTTTTCTCTGCTCTACCTCGGCGAAAACCTTCCCATTGCTCCTGCTCCCATGGCCAGTCAGTgagcagcagtctgttcacgtcacatgtagtccctacccACCCCCggtcgtacctgctcaggagcagggaccaaaaaactagATTACCTGTAtggaaaaaacaataatggaaaCTCCCACAAAGTGGGCCAAGTGGAGCGGACCCAGATGGGCCCTTTTTCATTTCCTGAGCGGTTTCTGATTTGAATGCTGGCAGATTCTATGGTGGTTCATAACATTTCAACCTTAAAGTTTCTTCAccaattttgtcatttttgtttctcCTCCTAGATTAAAATAGGTCATAATGCATAAATTGGACCAATAAAATCAACTTCTTGATACCTGAGAGTCAGACGGATTCTTGGTGGTTTTTAATCAGAATATATTCTTACTTGAAaaagaattagttttttttatctcttccTAAATACAATCTGTGCACCTTAGATCGGCACCTGTAAATCAGTAGTAGCAAACATTAATTGGTTACAGAATTTGATTTTTCttcaataattttttattaaactgtcAGATTTCCCAGGCTGATTCTTTCAATGAATCCTAAAATGGAAGAAATgttattatcattttaatgaatttaaaatgataattcatgctttaaatgaaattaattattGGTATGTAATTAGACTAGCTTGTTTTTTGATAACCAATGAGACAGGTTGGTTAATGGACACCAAAGTCATTTAAAATAGTTGATATTTGCCACACATCTTTCAGCTGTGAAGGACTTTGACATTTTGTTCCACCCCAGTACAGCCTACACAAGGCATAAGCAAACTAAGCAGCTGCTTTGAGCCCCCAAACTAACAGGGGGCCTtcaaaaaaagtcagaattttctACTATCATCTGCTCATAGTAATGCAATATTATATTGCAATATGCAAACGTATTAAGGTAAGAAAAGCTTTGACTATGAAAACATAATTTCTAACTAATCAGGAATATTTTTTTGCCCTCCCTGTGGTGCAGACTTGGGTCTGGATGTGATAACTACAGTTACATCTGGCCTGGCATCACCACCCCTTCTGTCCATTCTTTGCTATCTTGTGAGTCCATAAATGTTTCTTGCTGCCATCTTGGTAGTCCATCACTCTATTCAATCACTGTGACGGCTAGTTAACACAACATaaagaatccatccatccattttctatgtccTCTTCTTCCATACAGAGTACAATCAATTGTACAAAATATTATTGATTTATAATTcagcaaataattttttaaacattccTTTTCAGCTTATATGCATTTGAAttcactacaaagacaagatgttGAATCTGAtaatctttattgttttttagcaaattttcaaaaatgtaaaatttgatgCTTGTAACAAGTTTCAAAAAAGCTGGAAcaggggcaacaaaagactaggaaagttgaggaatgctctAACAGGTGAACAGGTAAAATGGAAACAGGTGAGCCTCgtgattgggtataaaaggaACATCCCTCAAAAGCTCAGtcgttcacaagcaaggatggggtGAGGTTCACCATTTTGTGAACAACTGTGTGaacaaatagtccaacagtaAGAACAATGTTTCTCAACATACAATTGTAAAGAATTTagggatttcatcatctacagtctATCCACAGTGAACGCCAAATATCAACAATATCCAGAAATGCCGATGGCTTCTCTGGGCCcaagctcatctgagatggactggaTCCATTCTGCCTTGTAAATGGGAAAGTGTGCTGTGGGCTGATGGGttcacatttcaaattgtttttggaaatcatggacaTCATGTCTTTTGGGTCAAAACGGAAAAGGACTACCCGAATTGTTATCAGCGCAACGTTCAAAAGCCatcatctgtgatggtatgggggtgtGTTAGTGTCCATGGCATGGGTAAGGTGCACATTTATGAAGACAACATTAATGCTGAGAGGTACATaaaggttttggagcaacatatgTTGCCATACAAACAGTGTCTTTTTCAGGAATATCTCTGCTTATTACAGCAAGACAAtaccaagccacattctgcatgAGTTACAACAGCATGGCTTCGTAGTAAAAGAGTGCGGGTGCTAGACAGGTCTGCAGTCCAGACAGGTACTGCAGACCTGAAATGTGTCGAGCATTATGAAACTCAAAATATGACAATGGAGACCCCGGAGACCCCGAACACCCCGaactgttgagcaactgaagttgtacaCCAAGCAAGAGTGGGAAAGAAATCTATTTACAAAGCTTCAACAGttagtgtcctcagttcccaaatgCTTActgagtgttgttaaaaggaaaggtgatgtaacatAGTGGTGAACATGCTCCTGCCCCAGCTTTTTTGTTGCAAGGATCAAATTCAAAATAGGtgaatatttgtaaataaacaaaaaagtttatcagtttgaatgttaaatatcttgtctttgtagtgtattcattTGCATATaagttgaacaggatttgccacttaatgtattctgtttttatttacatctcTCCCAACATCCCAACTTTATTGAAACTGGAGTTGtattgaaacattattttatttttctttctgctttgcaTTGTTAACCGGTTGTTTGAACATGTGGCAACTGTTGTTCTCTGTTAGTTTTCAAAGCTAATTTGGCCTTATTTCCAATTCCTCTAAACAAACCttggtttttaaaaattcatattcaCACCGAAGTGTGATGTAACggcatcattttattggttcGTAGTGtttcccttttatttttattcattccttttttttggTAGTTTGTTTcccttatgttttattttacttagtagttTGGTTGAATGTTACAAGCCTAGTTAAGAAGTTTCTTCACTGGAGTATTTTAACTTTTAAgtaaagtattttgtttttaaaatcttgtgTATTTAAGAGACGTTGCTTGTGTTTATGTGTGCAGGGCTTGCTGTTTAAGACGCTAGTGTGTGAATTCACTCcatcatctattgttctataataaAACACGTCACTATGGTATTCATAGaacaataactgacagagaGAGACTGAAAGCTGTGTGGGTTTTTAtgataatcaggtggtgccctgacttgatcattttgattaaaactttgttaataattgtCTTTGGCACTTATGTTATGTAAGGATTAATTTATGTTATTCATAGCCAAACCAAACCTATGTACAACAGCATTTTGAAAGATAGTTTGCTTTTACATAGACAACAAAGCTAAACAAGAAAACCCTTTCCTTTCTCATGCATGTCTACAATACTGTCAGTACTGCAAAATGTCACATTGAAGAGCAAATTATAACATTTAAATTCTAAAAAACATAAGTAAAAAAAGGTTTGACCTTTACCTTCGTTTCTAATTGTCTTCTGAGGATGACTTTTCTTCTTCTGGTTGATTTCAGACGACGACTGTGTTACGAGTTTGCCAGCTGGTTGACACTGATAAAGACCGCTGTCACATTATGAGCACAtgtttatacacacacaaagctTGCGTGCACACAGATAATCTACACTAACATGGAGAGTATGTTAGAAGATCCTTCTAGTTCCGGGAAAATACATAGAAAGCTAAtgatagaaaaatatatttttataacctCCATTATGGAGGTTTAAGTTAAATTTAAGCATATTTGGAAATAAGAAGAGACTGAAATAGTGGTTTTGAGCAAAACTATAATGAATTATTCAACAGAGAGTTTCCGTAAATACATCTTATAACTCTATCCACAGAGCTgcaaataattaataaacatttgaaatgttaaCTCAATGCTCAAAACATAGGCTTTGTCTTCACTTCAGACATGTTTTATTACTAGTGGCTGTTTATTAGATGGTGTTCAATTTTCATTTTATACTGCTCCTATGGCAGAATAAGATAAATCACACGGTCACTAATTAAATACTTACAGGGCACCATTCTGTCATTGAGCAACACAGAACAGTCAACCCTACATGCACAATTAATGTGGCTAATTAAtacaacatgcatgtttttggatgatggagtaCTTAGAGAGAACCATGCAGGCATAGGGAGAACATGTGAACTTCACACAGAAGTTTCTGGAGGGTTTCTGGGACTTGCCCAGAAACCCTCCTAAGAAAGGGAGACATCACAATCAGATAACATGCCATGGTTTTAGGCAAATGTCTGAGCCATGTGCAAGGAACACTCAGGAAacctaaataatatttttaaaagatttcgTCTGCAAGATCTGGTCTGGAGGTGTCTCTTTCAACTTCCTCTTGAGGAGGGCTGGGACGAAGTGGTTGACAGGAGCGTATGAGTTACAGAAAAGAGCAAAGGTGGAATAATGGGAGTCAGAGATGATCTTATTGTTGTGTTGACTGAGCAGGAGAAGGCTCAGCAGGGTCTGACAAGTAGGAAAAATAATCAAGTTACTTTTCCACTGAGCACTGGGTACCAGTTGTAGAGGTGAGGAATACAGATGGTTATAACAGGTAGAGGTAGAGGTCTCAGGAGTTTCTTTTAAGGACTCCACTCCCAGGAAGTTCTTTTATTGCAGCTGGTAAGGCTTGATGAGATTCAGACATGCCAGGTGAATTCTGTTCAGCTCTGCCCTCTAGAGGAGAAAACCTGCAGCTTATTGGAAAAACATCACAGGCACAACAACAGTCACTCCGAGTGACTCCTGCTCTGATCACCCCCAGATAATGCAGCTCCTCACCTTACCTCTGGCCACCCACCAAATATTCCTCAGATGGACACTTTGATGTCATAAAGCCTTTTTCATTTGATATAAACTTTTCACATTGACATTTTCAATGATCTTTTAATATAACTTTTGTTGTTGCTCCAGCACAAGACAGgggttttaaaaacatttcacacttttttataGAAATCAATCTGTCATTTGTTGATTTCAGTTGGACTCTTTCCCAGCTCCCCCTCTGCTCACTGTTTGATGTgtctcattcattcattttctggcACTGGCAGTGAATAAATTATAGTGGGAATACAGCAGTTCCTTATTatataaaaatctttttatgtTTGCTAAACACATCAGGGTTACTGACCAATTTTTCGGCCATGACTATACATCAGTGAATTTCCGAGTCCATCATAGATTAATTGCTGGATGtctgagttttattttaaagctttggaTATTAGTAGTTGAATCATTTtatatttcacaatttcatctAAACTTTATGTACTTTACAGAATTGGAAAACATACAGGAAACggtatttagatattttttgattgagtaGTACTGGAaggaaatgtttacattttccaGGCCATTTGAGTTGGCAaagtttggtttcttttgacctactgcaaaaacagaaactcctacataataaaacattttgttattttggatACATTTTGAGAGTGACACAAATTACTGGAGCTGGAACATTGGTGCACACACGCTACATTATATCCATGCATCCTCTGCGTGACGGGAAGACGACGCTGTGAGCAGAGGGAGGAAAGAATGGCTGCAGGAGATAAATATGAATCAGCAGATCGTGTTCCTGCAGAAGCTCCCTCATCCAGTCCAGCTGATGTGTGAAAGTGATAAAGGACACTATGATGTGCTCACTGGACTCATcccctaaaaataaaataatgagtCAGAGAAGCCAGGCTGACAAGAAGAGGGGTTTATTTATCACACCTTTGCAAAATGGGACACAAAGACTGAGCTCACAGCCTTCAGGGGACATCTGTACAGGTCATCAACAGCAGTAAAGTCAAAtcacacatacatacaaacatacatctGTACACACTCTCCACTCTTAACTGACACAGAGGTTTCACTACATCAATGGCTTTACTCACTTCCAGGGAGATAAGTTTAAAACAGAAGCACAGACATGGTATTTGCTCCTCATTGCTTATTTTCCATAGTGTAGTGGCAACAACGCAAACTACACGCTGGATGCATTAAATACAAGCACAAGGAATCAGTTACAAAGCAGTAAAAAATAGGCCCAAAGCTTCCAGGACATATGAGTAATGACGGCATGCGCACACATGCACTTTATAATGCACAAACCCTTATTTTAGCAGTTAACCGCTGGCAATAAGTGCATTTTCAGCCCAGACTGCATGTCAAAAGATTCAGGAAGAGGATGTTTATACTGACCACAAGAAACTCTAAATGTTAATGAACAAATTCACAGCAAATATTAGATTTCAATTAATTCGAACTTCCTTAAGAAGGAAAATAGGGATTTTAAAGACAGAAACTTGGAGTTGAGGAAAGATGATATACACTTGCATATCCAACACAGAATTGCATAATAAAAACAACACCCATGTTCAAATCTAACCATTAGCCTACAGTTCTTTACAAAACATCTCACATTATATCCAGAAATGTTAAGCACTGTGTTATAAATTAGATACTGAGACGTTTTCTTAAATTATATCTTAAAATTAATTGAGTTGATATTAACGCTGGGGGCTCAAAATTGGAAAACTGAAACAACCTCcaggcagacagacaaaatgaagCACCAAACTGAAGATAAATGCAGTCAGCCAGAGTTGCTATCCAGAACACTCCAAATCTTGATCTGAAGGTCTCACGGCCGTTCAAAGGGAGAAACAGCAGGTGGCGATGCAGGACAGCTCTGCCTCTGGAAATGTCACTGATCCTTATGCATCTGCTGCTGCATCTTATTCAGCATCTCCTGCATCCTCTTCAGCTGCAGACAGAAAGAGAGTGGAGGGTTTAAAGTTCACACATTAACACATCCTAAATAACCCGTGTGTTTGCACAACAGGCTGTACTTGAAAAATTGTGTGAATATAAATTGAATTacaaataaagtctggaaattcAAACATTTCCACATGCGCGATTTGTTTTCCCTTGGAAGCTGATAAAATTAAGTTCCATACTTTTCAAGACTGTGTAGGAATGCTGCATTTTCTATATAACATACTGAGGATTTGGGAAGGGTATTACTAATGTTAGCCTTCTTTATCCTTTTCAAACCAGttttgagtgtttattattgtcCTTCTGGAAATTACAATCGGatcctgtcaggatctgtctgtgtttgtttactttctctgctCAACCAGGTACTTTTCTGTTCATTCTGGTTTATTTATAttccttctgtttagttttgttgctTCCTGGGTTCCAATTTTAGATGTGTTTAGTTATTTCCTTATGGATCTGGTTTCctcttgtttatgttctttattcTAGTCATTGTTTACTTGTGTTCTGGTCACCTCCCTGCTCTCCATGCTTATTTGGGTTAATaagtcactctccctcagttcTCCTGTATCCCTGGTCACCAGCTGTCTCATATTCCTTCTGATTAGTTCCTttctcagttcattggttcatactccaCTTTCCTTAGTATTTAAGCTttgtggttttcattgtttgccactggttcctcctgtttgtTACCCTGAAAACAACCCTGCTATCTTCCTGTGAGCTACACCATGTGCTACCTGGCTCCATGTTAGTTTTTCCCTGTAAgtcattttttcctgtttttgttattaaagtaagctcttcaactcaccatgctgctcccGAGCGTtcgtctgcactttggtcctacagAAACTCAGCGCATTATGACAGATCCAAGTTTTAACCATCTGATCCAAATTGTTCCACACATATGCTAAAACTGCTAAATGCATGTGTGTTTATATCAGGCtgccatatttttattttagtggcTTTAATGGGTCCAATACATTTTAATCCCTCCCAAAAAGCACTTTAATTACATGTAGTTAATTACAATGGATCTGGTACTGCCTTAATTGCTTCGGGAATTATTGCAACATTTTCTGTTGTAATGCATTGGTTATGTCTGCTGACCTGTAGGGAGCtctcttactaggagggagttttgttttcctcttctgtttgtttgcaGCCGTGCTGTTACTCCTCATGCATAGGTGAAGTCAATTCCTCCTCATCAGTGGACTGCATAAAAGCTTCAGTCACCCGGTGCTGCGGCCCTCTCTATGGGCAACTGATCTTGGTTGACTGGGAAACTTAATCCTGCGTACTGACTCTGACAATAATGCTGTGGTCAATCTTCTTGTTTTGGTAAACTGTTGAATGTTACAAATCTTGTCAAGTGGGAAGTATGGTAGGGGTTCTCTGCCATTTTTCTTTAGACTACGTTTTTCTCCGGTTTTGTGGCCAGCCAGTTTAAACCCCGCCATTTATTGCTTCCCAAATCTTTAGGTCCTGTGTGAACTTTGCTTTGAGGAAATAAAATCATTTCTTTTATGCTGAGCTAAGTTTTGTCCAgtggttttaagttttttaattgAGAGGTTTACGCCCATTATCTTTGTGTTACATCCTGCTACTCATAGACTCTCATTTAGGGGTTGTAACAGCATTCAATCATATTGCCACTTCTTTTATAAAGCTGGacatgaaatgaaaagaaaattaactTTAGACATGTTTATGTCCTTCTACTTCCATCCGTTGTCTACATCTGCTTGTCGTTGCAGGGTTGCAggaggctggtgcctatctccagctgttaTTGGACAAGACGGGgatacaccctgaacaggtcaccaGCCCATCAAAGAGCAACAGAGGGCACACAGCCGTGCATGTACACACAGATAAccgattaacctaacagtcatgtttttggactgtgagaggaagccagagtacctgctatgtatgcacagggagaacatgcaaactcaggCTGGGATTCGAACCTAGAACATTCTTTCTGCAAAGGTACAGTGCTAGTAACTGCACCACCATTTATCCCCATTTAGTTACATGACAAATAAAAACTCTAGACATTGACATACCTCCTCATCTTTCATCTTTATTAGCTTCTCAGTGTCCACATCTGGAGTGGACAGTGGCAGGATGGGAATGGGGCTCTCCATCCGATTGTCCTGAGCCAGTTTACTAAAAGATGAAACAAAAAGAAGTGGACGGGTGAAACGATCTCTTCAAATCTGTAAACATCCAACGTCaggttcacaaaacattttaaaccttttttttctcatcagacCATTTCTCACACACGGAAACAAACCTGGTCATCTCCTGGATGCAATGCGCTCTGTAGTTTTCATAGTGGACGTCACAGGTTACGTCTTTAAGGTCATGCATGTGCGAACGGATCAGCATGTTCCTCAGTTTCACAAAGTCACAGTGCGACTGGTTTTCCACTGTGGATAGAACAATGTTCATTTAATCTAGATTACATATTACAACATGCATACatttcttgcaaaagtattcacacatgtggagcatttttacattttgtcttgttacagccacaaacctcagggtattttatttgggattttttgtgacagaccaaaacaactcctaaaaaccttttttttccctaaaCAATATCTGGAAAGCATGCCATACAAATGTATTTGGCTCCCCTGAacctgatacccttaaataaaacccagtaaCCTATATTTAATCAATAAAGTCcacatgtgtaatttaatctcagtgtaaacATAGATGTTCTGTAAAAGCCTCAAAGGTttattggagaacattagtgaatgaacagcatgatgaggaCGATGGAGCataacagacaggtcaggggtaAAGCTATGGAGAAttgattgtatttttatttgtacagggACAGTGCACAACAATACATTGACCTAAAAATAGGAAATATGCATGGTGCCAGGTTATAGCAAAAGATGCTAATTTCCACCTGTAGTCCCTTGACAGGTTGATGTTAATCATAAAACACAATCGTAACAAACCTCGCCCttcagttacaccagttattAAAGACTTCCAAGTTTAAGCAGAGTTGGGTTAGAAAGCCATATCCCAAAGCTTTGAGAATCTCACTTAGTACTGTTTAgaaccatcatctgaaaatggacaGAGTATGGATCATCTGCAAGATATGGTTGTCTGTCAAAACTGACAGGTCAGCAACATGAATATTAATCAGAGAACCAGCCAGGGTGcgcatggtaactctgaaggagctgccgagatccacagctcatatAGAGAGGACAGCTGGATGTTATGAACTTACAAATCAAGCCTTTATGAAAGACTTGCAAGAATAAAgctattgttaaaagaaagacagaagaaaGTCCTGCTTGAAGATGGTAACAAACCATGTAGGGGGACACAGCAATCATGAGGAAGAAGTGGATATGGCTAGATGAGATCCAAATTTAACTTCCTGGTCTACTTGCAAAATGCCGTGTGGTGGAAAACCAACATCCTGAACACTCCatttccacagtgaaacatggtgatgaaAACATCATGCTGATGGGAAGctggatggtgctaaatacagaacaatcTATACATTACAAATACAGGTAGCATAtgatttgagactggggcagaagACCCCCAGTAGGGTAACAATCCTAAACTTACAGCCAGAGGTGCAAGGGAATGTattacatcaaagcatattcatgagtgagaatggcccattcaaagtccagaccttacaGTCTGCAGTTGGTATTATTAGTGATGAGGGCTGAAAGGATGCACAACTTCTGAAATCACCTTCAACGATCCCCCAGGGGTACAGTCTTCCTCTCACTCTCTGTCCTCTTGCCTCCACCACAGTGTTGCTGCCAATCACAGCGAACGGCGTGCACTCCTGCATGCACAAGGACAAGTTGTTATTTTGACCTCAGTCTGCACGGAAAAGCTGACTGAGCATGCTGGTGCAGGCACATTCTCTACAGACC harbors:
- the gp1bb gene encoding platelet glycoprotein Ib beta chain → MTVLLLLCLLLLFGGHRSLACPHLCSCQGAQVDCSSRSLTSASMPSSFPAGTTELYLHDNLLSTLPNGLLDDLTSLHFISLHGNPWICDCGILYLRAWLRHQPIGFVSHLGVNCSSPPNLRGRSVEYLTEDEVLESCHYWYCNLALASLGSLIGFVAVQAALLVALIIFLKKFERLSKEAKRTTEESFTAGDGQRENDYERLKDSSI